Genomic window (Neurospora crassa OR74A linkage group VI, whole genome shotgun sequence):
ggGCGGTTATGCCACCGCCAAAGAATCGACCTTCTTCATCGTCGCCGTCATCTTCGACTGGTGGTGCTGAGGGGCCGTAGTCGCCATcgtcttctccatcttcaggAGGCGGTGCTGGACCCGCTTCTATGTCGTCTCCGTCTTCTACCTGCGCGTGTCGGCTGCCGTTGGAAGATAATTTGGCGGACTTGTAGATTTCGTTCGGATCGCGAATGGGATCCAGCTTGCGTTTGCTGGGAACTCCCGCTTTCTGGAGGGAATTGCCATTAGTACTTGTCAGTGACAGGTAACTCAAAAGAGATTACGTACCTGAAACAGCTCGTCGACATTCATCTTGATGGCCAATGGTCTGGTGTTTGTGTTAAACAATCCAACAAATAAAcacggtgatgatgatgtagtTAGTTGGAGATGCGGTTGCTGTGCTCGCGGCTGGCAACGCGGTCACTGCAGTGTCCTTTTCGTTTCTGTGATTGGACGAATGGTGACGGCTGGTCCCACCTTTTCACGAGTTGCTCCATCGCGGGCGGCTGTTTCAGGCTTTCAGCGGATTTCGCCCTGTTTAACAGTGGGTCTCGCCTTACCAACGAGCTGCCACAGCGAGGGTGATCGCCAACGGTTACGCACTGGGTGGCGCAGTGAGACAGCTCCCGGCCTCATCAGTCATCATCACGAGGGAACTTGAAACTACAAGTGTCTTGCTAATACAGGACCACTTTGCTTATAATCTGGTGCATCTTTCTGTATTTCGAATATCCGGTCATCCTCAAGCTTGGTTTCGACCGTCAAAGAACGTCCAACCAACCCTTGGCTCCACCCATTTGGACCCTTTGTTTACTTCCCCCTGAATCGCcgttgaagccatcaccaagtcgatcacaacatcatcatgcCACCAACACTCATCCTAGTCCGCCACGCTCAGGCCCTCCACAACGTCGACAATAAGTCTCACTTGTGCCACTCTTGTCTTTCAAGTTCTCACCTGCTAACTCTTACCACGAGACTATTCCATCCACGATCCCTGTCTCTCGGAGCTCGGCAGGACGCAATGCAGCTCCCTCCGTGACCACTTTTTCAAGACTGAGGTGCCCAATAAGTACCAAATCAGCCTCATCATTGTTTCCCCCATGCGCCGCACCCTCGAAACggcccttctttccttcggCAACTACGCCAAGGAGCACAACATCCCCATCATCGCCAACGCTGGCTGGCAAGAGAACAGCGACAAGCCCTGCGACACTGGTTCATCCATCGAGGAGCTCTCCAAGGACTTTCCACAGGTAGACTTTACAAGAGTCGACCAAGTCTGGCCGAACAAGAGCCGTGATTCGGAAGAGGCCAAAAAGTACTGGTACACCAAGGAGTCAATCATGCAAAGAGGAGAGGACGTGTTGAAGGAGATCGAGGCCAAGGTGTGGCCCGAGATGGAGGACGGCAAAGCGGTTGTCGCTGTCAGTCATTCGGGGTTCCTCAGGGCGGGAGTGACGGGGTGGTGGTTCAACAATGGCGATTACCGCATCTTTGAGtttgaggagagggaggtcaaggagggcAGGCCGACGTTGAAGCAGATCACGGGCGTGAAAGGCGGTATGGGGGAGAGTTTCGAGACACCGGCAGGTCTTGGCGGGGATTTGCCCGAGGCTGCGGTTGGAGGGTTGAGTGTTGGGTTGCCGTAAAGGTGGAAGGGACGATGGAAGAATGTTCATTCCGTTGCAGTGAACTTTGATTGATTGCGGGCAACTTGAATGCAGGTGCACACCATGGGATGCCATAGTTCCTGCCGCCAGTGTGAGCAGCACCCACAACCAGATATGGCTGCAGTGGGCTTCTCATTCCTAATgatccctcttcctctcctttcctCCAGTCTTGTCACGTATCGGTAATCGCCACTCCAGTCTCCTATCCTGTCGAAGACACCTGGTTGATCTTCTCAAAACTCCATCATGGCCATTCTCCGTTGTCGGCGTTGGATTGTCTTGTTACCCCGCATTCGCCTTGCCGGGGCAGCGCTCACGGATTCCCAATTTCGGGCTTTCCGCTTCCTCACAAGAGAGCAAAGACAACCCTTTGCAGAATCCAAATCATAAATCAGTTTGCAGACGAGAGGTTCTACGACGGAGATCAACGTCAGGAACGACCACCAGCTGCACTGTTACAGGAACTAATGATGAATGTCGCTATCCCGTTTGGGTCGCTGAAGAAGCGGAATGCGGCGCAGTCAAGCACTGGAGGTTACACTGCCATCAGTGGTCAGCACCCGCTAgcagctagaggtaggtgagcGCCCGACTCGCATATATCATAGATCCTCTCGAGATGACCCGGAAGCTGATATGAAATATGTTCCAGTCATCATCTCGAGTTGTGAAGCTTCAAATCAGCCCCTGACGACCTACGGCTGACGAGCAACCACCATGTCCACGTATCAACTCAGCATTGAAGACTTCAAGCGCACCCTCGCTGCTTTGGGCAGTCTGATATTTGCTTCGGTCCCCAACAGTCTCTGTCAAACTTGCCATCCCATATCCCTGCGCCTAGACGAGATACTCAACTCAACCGACAAGTCAGACTTCCATCCCGGAAGCCGCGACTCGACCGGCAACATTAGACTTGCAACTATCGACCATGTCTTTTCCAGCTACCACGAGTGCAGTTTCTGCTCACTCGTCCTTCGTCTCATCTTACGGGTCAAAGAGAGGCATCTCTATCACGCAATGAGGTCAATACCATTGGTTGAGGAGACGCTCATTACCCTTGACACAATCAGGGAAGCTTTGAAGTCAATGGGAAGCACCACCGTCTCCAAAACAAGTTCAATGGCCAGCTCAAGCTCATCGATATCGAATGACTTTGAGATATTCGATCCTGAGGACCTGATACTTCAGATTTCCGTCGACGCTGTTTGTGATTACGGCGCCATGTCACTCTGGCTTTCCTTGACGGACTCCGAAGACGTGGACGATAACGAATTTCAGCTGTTTTTGCACCCTGAAGACTACCGAACGATGATGGTCGATACCCAAAAACCAGAGGCTACACTGATGATACCGCAGCCACTCGACCGGGATACACGGGACATGGACTTAATGAAGCGTTGTCTCGAAAACTGCCGCAAAAACCATGACAGATGCAATCAGTCAGCGATACCAGATACAGAAGCTTTGCAGGCGGCCCCGAGCAGGCTGATTGACGTCGTCGATATGAGATTAGTACCCACTAGTCCTGGTATCAACGGCCATGTGGACCTTCAACAAGTCGAATACGTCGCTCTCAGCTATGTATGGGGAAGAGATCCGTTCTTCACCCTGCAAAGCCCAAACCTCAGAACCCTATGCGAGAAAGACGCCTTCCGGGATCCCGCCATAAAGCTTCCACAGACCATCCTGGATGCCATTGAAGTTACCAAGTTCTTAGGCTATCGATACATCTGGATTGATAGCCTCTGCATAGAACAAGACTCAACTGAGGATACAGTCACTCAAATAGGATCGATGCACGTCATCTACGCCCAGGCTAGCCTTACAATTGTTGCCGCCGTCGGAGACAACGCGCGGCACTCTATCCTGCACATAAATCCGAATCAGTTATCGAACAAGTACCATACGATTGGAGGCCTACGCTTCTGCCTAGACAGGCCCGAGTTCAAAGAAGTCGTCGCATCATCAACATGGGCAACAAGAGGATGGACTCTTCAAGAAATAACGTGCTCTGATCGGTTCATCTTCTTTACTCCAGAGAGGACATACTTCAGCTGTGCACATGGAAACTGGAACGAGGACCTGCCTCTGGATGAAAGCGTTTCGCCTGAGCAATATCAACGCTGCCTTCGGGATGAAGACCCCAAAGGTTTGGGTTTGGCCATGGAGGTTGGAGGCAATGCCCAAAAAGCCTCGGCAACTTATGTCTCCATGGTCGAAAGGCTCTCAACAAGAAACTTCACGCATGATAAAGACATCCTGAAGGCGTCACTGGGAATGTACACAATGTACATAGCTGACGGCCTAGGGATGGCGATCGCTGGCCTTCCCCTGTCCTACTTGGGGGCAGCTCTGATGTGGCAACCAAATGGTGTCCTAAGCAGGCGACGTTGTGAAAGTATTccatcttggtcttgggctTCGTGGACGGGCCCAATCTCTTATCCTCTCGGGAGACTGGACGGTCTCAACATAGAACTTACTTTGGACTGGTTTATTGATGCTGTGCGGACATCGCCAAGGTTCATCCCCTACCTCCAAGTAGACTCAACAATAGCGAGGGTTGCACAACAGATGCTTCGAGCACCAGGGAAGGAGCCTTGTCACCACCATTCAGGAGACAATCCTCCACCGACTTTGCGTCGGCGCATCGTCACTCCTCAAGAGCGCTGGCAGCAGGACCTTGCCATAGCCGAGAAAACCGAATTGGTTTTCAGAGGTACAATCTGCAGCTTTCCAATTCGGCTCCGAGAACGCGACCATGCCTTGCAAGCGTCCGGTCAAGTTTACTTTTGCTCCATCTTTGCCTCGCTTGAAGCATCGGAAGACATGGACGATGATGAGCTTATTGGGGAGATGAGGATCGACTCCGGGACGCTACAGCCCTTCTTCCCTGATGAGTTCTTACCAGCAGCCCCCAACATGGGCATTGCCACCAACGTAGAGCTACTTGCTTTTGGTCGCCTGGACTTTTCCCTCGAACATGTTCAAAACGTCGTGTATTTGAACAGATATAGTCGGCGAGGCAACTTCTCCCCGGAGTTCCTGGCCTTGGTGGATGCCAATCCAGACATGGTGCTCGTCATGTGGCTGTACCGACAACCCTCAAAGCCTCACATAATGTCCCGAGTCGCTGTTGGATACGTCGTCCGGAGTCGATGGGACGAAGCAGTCAAAGAGCGTGGGCAAACTCGGGAATGGATTAGGCTTCATTGAGTTTGGATCGAGTACGACCTTACCGCCGCACATGCGTACTTGATCTTGTACCTCATTTGCCGCTTGAACGGGGTAGGAGGTGCCTGATGAGGAACCCATGATTTCCCATCAGGCATTTCTATCGTCACCCAACCGAGCAATGCTGTTGTGGTAGAGGTTGTTCTGAGTCGCACATGCAACCAGTTGAATCATGATGGTGGTCTTCACTGTCACTTCATTGGCCAGACGAGTCATTTCGAGTGACGACCGGCAGATTACCATGCTTATGCTCACGATGATATCTTCTCTGCAATCCCCATGGCATCGCACGCACTTGGCTGACATCGTATACAGGGGACGACTCTGGGGGCCACTGCGCTGGCAGGTTGTCTGCATTTCAAGTATGAGGGTTTGTCGCAGCGAACGTCCCGATGGGATAGGGGAAGGCTCCCTGGTTCTTCTTGTGCGCGTCATTTGGAAGTGGTGACGGTGGGTTGTaatgaaagaagagaaaggcgtAGGCAACAACGGGTTGAGACTCAGGTAGTGGGGTTTTTGATGCAGCTGAACCATGCCAGGGTATTATCTGGTGACTGAGGCAACTGCTGCCTTTACTCCCACAGTTCCCTTGCCATTCGGCTGACACCAAGACTCACCGATATCGGGATCTCTTTGATCCGACGCTGGAAAACCTGACTATCGCGCAGTTCCTACCAGAATGGACCCGCTCCTACTGCCCGGCCGCCATTCGACCTCCTCTACACTTGGCCAGTGGTGGTTGGAGGGAATCCCGCCTCCGGGGGGTTTGAAGAGGTTACCTTAGCCGAGCCAAAGTAGCATCGCCCACTAGAGGATGGAATTCCCTAGTTACCTAGCGGATCATCCAGTGCCGGGCGGATCACTGATCATCCACCACTGCAGCTGACTGTAACGGGAAAGCGGCCCGGGAGGACGACAACGTGGAACCCCGTGCGCAGTGCAGGGAGCTACCTATGCCCAAGGATCCGCTGCCCCTGGTGCATGGTTGCAACATAACCAATACTTTGCGGCCATTGCCGCTCATGGTTTCAGGATCAGCAACAGGAAGCCGATTGCGGTTGAGTTTGCTCGACCAAGGAAACACCGGACCCATCAAAGCGTTTAGAGATATCTTAGAGCCGCAAACCATTACCACCCAGTTGAGGCTGAAAGAGACGTGGGGGATTCACGAAAGAACAACGCAATGCCCAAAGTTACCTAACGACAGAGCCTCGCACCACGACATAGGCTCCAACGAGAATCGTCCGCTTAGTCACTAGCACAGGCATCT
Coding sequences:
- a CDS encoding phosphoglycerate mutase, which produces MRRTLETALLSFGNYAKEHNIPIIANAGWQENSDKPCDTGSSIEELSKDFPQVDFTRVDQVWPNKSRDSEEAKKYWYTKESIMQRGEDVLKEIEAKVWPEMEDGKAVVAVSHSGFLRAGVTGWWFNNGDYRIFEFEEREVKEGRPTLKQITGVKGGMGESFETPAGLGGDLPEAAVGGLSVGLP